The following are encoded in a window of Telmatobacter sp. DSM 110680 genomic DNA:
- a CDS encoding MerR family transcriptional regulator, with protein sequence MLIGELSTRTAVSTRALRHYEKLGMIHSERGENGYRNYSEESVEWVKSIQFLLSSGLNLATITQILPTLMGNKCALDDDFVRAAIERESGKIEARMAKMAHSHQVLSKALEKGLLRRPGT encoded by the coding sequence ATGCTCATCGGAGAACTATCAACTCGGACCGCTGTCAGTACCCGCGCACTCCGTCATTACGAGAAACTCGGGATGATCCACAGTGAACGCGGAGAGAACGGATACCGGAACTACAGTGAGGAATCCGTCGAGTGGGTGAAGTCGATTCAGTTCCTTCTTTCGTCTGGTTTGAACCTCGCTACGATCACTCAAATCCTGCCCACGCTGATGGGCAATAAGTGTGCGCTCGACGATGATTTTGTTCGTGCCGCGATTGAACGCGAATCAGGCAAGATCGAAGCACGCATGGCGAAAATGGCTCACAGCCATCAGGTGCTATCGAAGGCCCTTGAGAAGGGGCTACTTCGCAGACCGGGAACCTAG